CTGTGGATGTTTATGTGGCTTTGTATATATTCTATGCTGCAAAAGATAATGAAGGATGCAATCTCATCCCCATGAAAGCAGATGAGGAAGTTGAATATCGTGTGCATATTGTGGTGagaaacctactgtatatacaaaagtgaacgtacaggacaggaaaattgcataaagcaggggtgtcaaactcattccactgagggccgagtgtctgcaggtttttgttttttcctttaaATCAAGACGTAGACAagcaggtgaggggagttccttagtgaccttaattcattaatcaagtacaagggtggagcgaaaacccgcagacactcagccgtccgtggaatgagtttgacgtGTCATAAAGGAACAAGAGACCATATTTTGTATTTCAGTACGACATTTATTGAGCAAATGCTGCTGGGAAATCATTCATGATGAGTAAAGACATGGGATTGCAAACTGTAGCACCTCATGTATGTTCGGTATTTAAATTCAAGTCCATCCTATGCATACAATAATGTATGTGTGCGCATTTACAGATTTATTTTCAATTGCACTCGTAAACATAATAGACACTGATACAAAGCATGTTTAAGGCTAGGAGTTTCTTCAAGGTTATTTATGCGTTAATTGCTTTGGGTTCTGTATGTTCATGATCATGAGTTCATTGCACCATCGTCATTCTCTTTCTtcactgtattgtattgtagtcgATTGTATTTTTTTGGCTCAATTGGTATCGTCACATAATAAGTAAGCTTACTTCTGAAGTGGACCCTCCCACCTGGCCCCCCAAAAATTAATTTGAATGAAGATACATTTCTATCactctcccatccatccatccatacatacATGTTAGAGAGGGGACTCCCTCCCTGAGCTAGCATGCAGACGCCCCCACCCACTCGTGTGAACTgcagatagaaagaaagagaattaatCATCTGTCCCATTCCCAAATTTTCCTGACCACATCTGCAGAAAAGCTCATTTATAGCTTCACTCAACATGCATTTTAGAAATTTTAGCTTAGTCACATCATATGGCTTCTCTCTTTGCTTTTCTGTATGTTTGAGAGTGGTTATCTTTATTACATCGCTCTAGCTGTATGATTGCTTGTCGTCGTGTCCTCCTCCCTGACCCTCCTGGGAGGATTGGTTGGAGCGCAGTCACTCGGTTTCGGTCACCACCTTGACGGACTTGGAAGAGTGTTTTCCATCGTCTTGCTGGACACCATCTTCTCCTGAATCATATCCTCAGTCTCCTTCACAGTCTCGGTGACAGTGACTGATTTAATGACATGCTTGGCTCCATCCTCTCCAGTGGTGATGGTCTCCACCGTTTTGGTGATGACCACCTTCTGGCTGGGGTCATCTTTCTGGTTGGGGTCATCTTTCTGGTTGGGGTCATCTTTGGTGGGGCTCTCGTCCACTCCATTTGAGATCACATCCGTCTCCTCTTTCTTCCCATCGTCCTTTTTGTCCTCTGGGACACCCTTCTCCACTTCTCCGCTCAAAGCTGCATCTTTCTtttctaccttctcttcctctgaatCACCCTTTTTATCTACTTTCTCTTCTGCATCCTTGGGGGCCTCTGACTTGGGAGCTTCTGGTTTGGGAGCCTCATCCTTAGGGGACTCTGCTTTAGGGGATCCTAATTTGGGGGATTCAGATTTGGGGGACCCTGCAGGTTTGGGGGATTCAGATTTGGGGGAACCAGCAGGTTTGGGGGATTCAGATTTGGGGGATCCTGCAGGTTTGGGGGTTTCAGATTTGGGGGAGCCAGGTTTTGGGGATTCAGATTTAGGGGAACCAGCTTTGGGGGATTCATGTTTGGGGGATCCAGCTTTTGGTGATTCAGACTTAGGGGACCCAGCTTTAGGGGATTCAGCTTTCAGGGAGTCTGGCTTGGAGACCTTTGGGGCCTCAGATTTCTGGACCTCAGCTTTTGAGACCTCACTCTTGGGGGTATCTGTTTTGGGAGACTCTGTCTTGGCTACATCTGCCTCATCTGTTTTGTCATCTTTCTCATCCTTTCCTTTATTATCTTTCTCATCCGTATCATCTCCATTTTTGGATCCTTTGTCACTACTTGCAACTTCCTCTTTATCaccaccctcctcttctccctctccatctgctgtctcttcttctcctccacttccttccttctctccagccTTCTCTTTGTCAGGAGAGACCTTTGATTCTGgggctgtctcctctccctcttcccttccttctccctcatCACCACCTTCTGCATCATCTCCCTTCTCACCCTCACCCTTTCCTTCtttctcaccctcttcctctttttctccctcctcaGCACCCTCTccttcatcttcttcttcatcGCCACCGTttttgtcctcctcttcctcctcagcaGGGGCGCTGGAGCTCACTTGGGATTCAGTGGAGGCTACAACCTCTTCTGAgtcaccctctccctcttctccatgTCCCACtgcttcttctccttcctcttctcccttatTCTCGCCTTCCTCTTCTCTGTCATCTGTTACCTCTGCCTCCAGTGCGGCAGACAGCTCCTGGGCAATCTCTTCCAGGGCCTCGTCCATTTCAGACTTCTCATCCTCCACCCTGGTCTCCTCAATGATCTCCTCTACAAACTTGTGCTGGACCTTCAGTTTGGGAGGCCCAGACTTGGACTTCTTAGAGGAGGTGACAGCTTGGCGGTAAGGGAAAGTGCTAAAGTGGGTCTCCTCACCTTCTAGGAGTTTCCTGCAAAAACAATAGAAAATAagatatagtatagtgtaggCCTAATATAAAAGTTAGGGTTGATAtatactgaaaaaatatataaatgcatcatgcaacaatttcaaagatcttacagttcataaaaggaaatcagtcaatttaaatgaatgaattatgctctaatctatggatttcacttgactgggcaggggtgcagccatcgGTGGGTCTGGGAGGTCAAAGGCCCACACGCTTGGCAGCTGGGCCcacccacaaaagggctttattacagacagaaatactcttcaGCACCACTaaaccaccccaccacccctcagATGATCACGCAGATGAAGAAattggatgtggaggtcctgggctggcgtggttacacgtggtctgcggttgtaaggccgtttcgacgtactgccaaattctctaaagcgatgttggaggcagcttatgatagagaaatgaacataTCTGGcatcagctctggtggacattcctgcagtcatcataccatttgcatgctccctcaaaccttgagacatctgtggcattgtgttttgtgataaaactgcaccttttcaagtggccttttattgtcaccagcacaaggtgcacctatttaatgatcacgctgtttattcagcttcttgatatgccacacctgtcaggtggatggattatgttggcaaaggagaaatactcactaacaaatgtaaacaaatgtatctacaacatttttgagaaataagctttttgttcatgtggaacatttctgggattttttgtttcagctcatgaaacatgggaccaacactttaaatgttgccTTTATATATAAATACAATGTTTTTGTTCCATAATGAGTACAATTTTTGTTTCCTCCTGTTttcttttaaaatatttgttttactcAATGATAGGCCTAATTCAAACACTACCGTCGCACTGTACCTGTATGCAGCAATCTCGATGTCAAGGGCCATCTTGACATTGAGCAGGTCCTGGTACTCGCGCAGATGACGCGCCATCTCCCACTTCGTGCCCTTGAGCTCATTATCCAgctggtggatggtctcctgcaGAAAACAAGACCAAGAGACATTAGCTGGTTAGGAGCTGTTATTACCTAGGCCTATGTGGAACTTTGAAAAAATACATGGTTATCTTTTTTTTTTGGTGCAGGGAAGATATGTCTCCAAAAGGACAGAACCCTCTGGAAGAAATATGAAAAcggggaaaaaatatatatatacaatttcGTATTTTGTTCGTAGTAATTTAGGCTTTATCACAAGCACATTTAAACGTGTGTAAATTTACAACACATTAAAGCACTTTGAGATTTCATTACACTGTCGTTGCAATAACAATTGAAAGTGTGAAGTCACCCTGTCTCCTTGTAAAAGGGCAAATCAATTGATATGTTGGAGACCGTTCTGCGCAAAAGGTTAGGCTATTATTGTTCTGTGAAATAATTTATTCTGACGCAGTGTACACTGTTTCAAGGGCAGCCTCTTCACACTTGTTCAACAGTCCTCCTCGAAATCTGTGTGGGGTGAGGCAAGGACACAGCCAATGAACGCATCGACCCGCGTCTCtgactcagcaaaaaaaaaaaacctttgcTGCATTATGTCTCCCCTCAATTAAGAACCCTATAATGTCCTTACTTTCACCAATTGTCGCAGCGTATAAGTAGCCTAATGCTTCAACAAGGATGGGCGATGTAAAAGCTGTGCCCATAAGATGTCAGCATTGTGCCATTTATCTTAAAGCAAATGCGCAGACACCACCATTGCGCAGAGCTTATATAGCTAGATAAAACACATCTATCTATATTAacacaatatataatataatatgtatatgttTCATTCTCAAAGTAGGGAACTCTCCTTATCGGTAGACCtatattaaaaataagaattaaAAACCTCAAAGGAATCGTGATAATATCCTCACACGACTCTGGCACAATTTGATAGCCTATATGATAAACGAAACACATCTGATAATATGATTTAGCCAACTCTCTCCATTACATTGCTTCTCTACTTACACAGAATACAACTTTATAGAACACTTCACCATTAAGCCTGTTGCTGTGGGTTTCTGTATGAAAACAATGCCAACAGCGGGTCTCATCATACCTGCAGGCTGGACAGGTCGTTGTTGTGTCGGTCCTCGATGTCATTCAGCTGCCTTTCCAGTGACTCCCTGGTTCCCCGGACCGATTCTAATTCCACGGTCTTGGACTGGAGCTGGCGGCGGTAGTCTGCAATCTCATCACGGGCGGACTTTATTGCATCTTTGTTTTGTTCCGCAGCATCAGTGAGCTTGGAATAGCGGCACATGAACCAGTCTTCCACCTGCTGCAGGTTCTGGTTGGAGTGGCCCTCGAGCTGGGTGCGGATCTCCCGGAGCGCCTCGGTGATGTCCGTCTTCTGGAAGTCTTTCCTCTCCATGGTCACCTGAGACGCCTGCACCTGGGCAAACAGCTCGCTCACCTCTTCCTCGTGGTTGTTACGGATAAAGGCAATCTCATCCTGCAGTGACTGGACTTTCTTCTCCAACTCCGACTTCACTAACTCAGAGTCGTTCATATCTTTTTTGAGCGCCCGGATGATCCCTTCCGTCTCATCCCTGATGCGAGCTTCCTCATCGAAGCGGTCCCTAATTCTCTGGATGTCCTCCTCGATGTGGTCTGTGTCGAGCTGGATCTGCGCCTTATCGTGGTGGATCTGCTCCAGCATGGAGCGCAGCTCCTGGAGCTCCTGGTCGTATAAATCGCCTAGCTGGGACTGCGACACCTGCTTCTGCCGCAGCGCCTGGATCTCCTCCTCAATCTGGCTGTTCTGCTGCTCCAGATAGTGCACCTTATCGATGTAACCGGCGAAGCGGTCGTTTAACCCCTGGAGCTGCTCTTTTTCATTGGAACGCTTGTAGTCTCCGTTAGTTTGACTGAAATCAACGCTGTCGGCGGAGCTGAGGAGTGTGGAGCTGTACGCTCTGGCTACAGGCATATTGACGCTCCTCTTGTAGGGCTTGTTAGGGCTTGACCGGGACCAGGACTGAGAGCGGAACCCGCTGGAGGGGGTGCCGGAGGAGCGGCCGTAGCTTGTCCTACTATCCATGCTTCTCCTGAATGGACTCCCTACGGTGTCCACCGGGTGGTAACTCATCCGGCCAGACAAGGGGGTGCGTGTGCAAATGGAAGGGAAGGTGTGCGAGGTGAAGTAGTggggtgggtgcgtgtgtgtgtgcaggtgcggGGTGGATGGCGCTCACAGCATTCTTAGCCTCGCCGGCTGTCCTTTATATACGGCACAATCTCTAAAAAGGCAAGTAGGAGCTGTTTTTACTGGCTCGTTGATCTAAGGGGGAGGGCCATGTCTCAACCAACCCCTCAGACCTTTCAAGAAACACCACGTGGAAGTGTGAGGGTTCGTGGGTGGCGGGGGGGGGATTATCATTAGGATGATTCCAGAACTGGAATCATTCATTCGAAACCATGCAGATGCTGAGTCATTCATTAGGATAGCCTATGCGTTCAGGTATTTATCAGTTGTCGCTTGTCACCGAGTGAATATATAACTTTCTCGCAATATTGAACATTGGAGTGAGAAAGGAAATTATACATACATCTCTGCATTTGCTCATTCGAACAACCAATGTGCAGCATTTCTATGCATGGAGATGTGACTTATGGAGGAGTTCAATTTCCCATGTTAATTCTTATGTTCCCTATTGTTAGTCAGCAAAAAAGGTTACACCAGAAATGATCAATTTACCAATGTAATTCAGAACGAGACCAATATCAGCACCTTGGAAAGAGACAGTCCGCCAGACGCTAGTCATTCGTTTAGCGCTAGCAGCACCATGGTCAGCGACTTAAAGCAGCAAAACACAATTCCCGTATTTATAAGACGGGAAAAGTGTTCATACATTTTCTTTCAACTCGAAAGTATTGTAGAATGGTCGATCCTTAAATTAATTTAATGAGTATTTCATCTTTGCCAACGAACATGTATAAAGCCGACCCTAATTTGTTAGTACTGATGTTATGTGTTTGTGCTAAATCTTCAATATAGGTGATCGATTACTTCTTGACATCAAATCTCCCGATGCCAGAGGGATTACCATCAGTGACATACCGATGACGTATTAACTGAGACCACCATAAGGGCATAAGGGTTCAATCAACAAGGCTACATCATGCATGAATCATCTGTTAGCACTTGCTAGTTTCAGGAAATTATGAAGCATTAAGTTCACCTTGGACAAATTTGCTCTCTTGTGCTCTTTTTGAGACATCTCTaatcaaaacatttctgtagtGATGAAAATGCATCCAGATTGTACACTGTAAAAATCGAAAGTCTCAAAACACCATGATTGTGTAATGAAACCATGAAAAGTAGTGTGCCTAAACTGAGATCTGGTGTTTGGAGGGTGTTTGACTGTATGTAAACACAATGTAAGTGTTTTAATAGACAGCATGTGTTTTAAAACAGAAATCAAGTCCTCTGTAACACTCACAGTGGTACTTCAACCTGAATATTGGTGTTTTGAAGAGAGTGTTGTGAAAACACTTTTTGGCGTTTCAGTATGTCAAAACACAAAAACAGTTTCTCATACAATTAATGGTCTAGAAATGCAAATGGTTTATAGCCTAAATACTTGATTGATGGTAAGGGCCTATAGATAATATTTTTTTTGTGGAATTCCATTTTTATTTGTTCAATGCTTTATTTAGACAGATTAGAAACGAGGTAAAATGGTGCATTTCAATGGCATTTTACCAGCTCAACCAGGTAGCCACACTGTAAGAAATGATTCTGGGGTGAATGTAAATTgaccaaaaaaacaaacaaaaaaacatacacTTAAGAAAAAGGAATTCAAGTCTTGCAGTGCCTTTGGCTAGTGGTAACACATCCGGCTTAGACATGTCACCCCTCTCCCCACCGAAGACCGGGGTTAAATTCCCTGCTCCAACCCTTCCATCTGTTTCTCCCACCTATCTGTATCCCTGCTCTCTTTTCAGAACTGTCTCAATAAAGTGTCAAAATTaacccaaaatatatattttttaaatgtacgcAAGTCCTTTCTTTCATTGATTTGTTCATTTAATTTTACGTAAATAATTTTCGGAAAAAATCCAACCTAATATGTTGattcaaatgtaaatatatttcatGAAGATAACCAAAGAGAAAGAACATTTAGTGATTGAACTCACTGGAAGTCTTTTGTTTAATCATCTTGCCACAATGACTCTGTTTTTAGAGGATTGTGGATAATTAAAAAAATGTTGTATGCAAAAGAAAGAAAATGATATTTCTATATTAGTATTAAGCTTGTTGAGCCATGAGGTGCAATGGATCATGATGAATGGATATCAAAACTGTCAGGCAAAGTTAAATTCAACGAGGACAGCACCCATTCCCACATTCATGATTGTCAATGGAAGAGTCAAATGCAGAATCCTCAATACTTGCAGTTAAACCTCAAGTTACTGATGGAGGTTTGAACACTGCTTGAAAATGCCTGCCGAAACGATGACCAAATGACCAAATACATGACACAAGGTTAAAACATTAAGACACCAGAAAAACTGATCTTATTCTGCGCTAGACAGTAAATCAAAGCCTCATAATGgtgtttagaagctttagagtgatGAAACGGCAACAAAAGAGAAGGGATCTCATTCTGCAcaattgatttatttaacctttatttaactaggctaaaCAGGATACGAAACACCAAAATAGTGGGGACTTTTCACAGTCCCAAAATCCAGATcaaattcaagaaagcatactgtattatatagagcccttattccATGGAAATTCCATTTcgtattgctcaaataaacagcaaacctggttaaaaaaaacagataaagcaacacctctcccctatttgacctagagaGTGTATGTGCGTATGcatgatatgtaggctacgtgtgcctttaaaaaaaatgtatgtcctTGAGCTGTTTTTGTCTATTGGTGTTCTgcattatgtcattctgtattagaTTTCAtcttttgtgtggaccccaggaagagtagctgctgcttttgtaacagctaatggggatcctaataaaacaccAAATACCAAACCTTTTCTGTTAGTGCTCCCAATCCCTGGCAAGGTGTTACACAACACTTGATAAAGTGGTGTTACAACACACCAGGTAATGTTTCAAAACATTTCAGGATGATGTGTTTCACTACTCCAGCAAAGGTTAAGGTTTCGTCTCCTTCAAGTTGTTGGCAGCTCATTTGCCACTAGTTTGAGTGTTGTTACAAAGCACCTCATTTTAAACGGTGTAACATTGTTTCTATAATATAATGTCTCCCCCGTGGCTCAGAATCTTATCTGGCCATCTGAATGGGTGCTCCCTGCACAGTAACACTCATGAGTATGGGTGGCTCAGCCTGACAGATTGGTGACTACTGCCTATATCTGGTGGTCCTTGAGATGATTTTCAATCATCTGCAAGGTTTCAGACAGAGCTAGTTTCCTTTGGGAGATAAGATGTCTGGTGGATTCTGGAGCAGACTGCTAACTGTATTTTCACAGATGCATAATACAATCCAGAAACGATTCTTTACAATCTTTGACTAGTCATGCAAGATAGCTGGCATACTTGAACTCACTCATTTTGTTATCCCACCAAAGTTCTGTAATTATATTTAGCCCACCCATGAGCTGTGGTTTTATATCACTTCTGCAGCCTCAGAAGGACtgtaactgtcatgcaggtgaaagaggacccaaaagcgacttaacagaaacagagtttatttaagtccaaacagggaataacagaaatcctctagtctgtagaggggaataactggagaagcggccacagactgcaggtcgcttcgggtaggcgcaggccgtagtagacagagacacctgctcacacgcagcatctgatgaaggcaaaaaaacacgacaggacagggcgatacacaatcacagcaaaaacacgacaggacagggcgaaacgcaatcacagcatggtgaatactaaacaaggaaccgacgggacaggaacggaacacaaaggaataaatagggactctaatcaggggaaaggatcgggaacaggtgtgggaagactaaatgatgattaggggaataggaacagctgggagcaggaacggaacgatagagagaagagagagcgagagagtgagagagggagggggagagagagggatagaaggagggaaagaaccaaataagaccagcagagggaaacgaatagaatggggagcacagggacaagacatgataataaatgacaaacatgacagtaactCTATCTGTCTAACTCTAACAATGATGGGAAACACCAACTGCTCTGTACTCACAATTTAAAGAGGGCTTATCTCTTCCTAGCatcattttttcttcttctctgagAGCTTAACGAATTGGAAGAAAAGTACTTTTGTGAATAGAGTCATTACACGTTTGAATTTtcagcatgttaacattagacCCTCCCCCCCATTGGATTTTACATTGAATCTGAGCATAATGAGAAGCAATTGGACTGCACTTAGAGTCCTGAATATGAGTACAATCAGTATACAATATCATCTAGCAGTTTCTCTTTAGGACAATATTTCACTTTGATTAATATGCTTTCGCTAAGAGATACAGAATATAATGCATACGTTAGTCTTTGGGTTGTGGCTGAGATCCCATGGGACGGAGAGGCTGCTATCTTCTCCCTGCATTGAGATGTTTTCTCTAAGGAGTGAAGCTGCAGTGTTGTTTGCCAGATCTGATTGGCTGCAGTCTGCTGTCATTCTTATTGATCCCCCATCAATCATGCTCTAATCCTTTCAGAGGTAACAGAGGTCACTGCAAACCCTGTAGCTGCAACTGCTGCAGCTAATGCAACAAAATGGCTGTCTCAGGTTTTGGCCAATAGGTTGCCTTAGATGGACAT
The Oncorhynchus gorbuscha isolate QuinsamMale2020 ecotype Even-year linkage group LG20, OgorEven_v1.0, whole genome shotgun sequence DNA segment above includes these coding regions:
- the nefma gene encoding neurofilament, medium polypeptide a — encoded protein: MSYHPVDTVGSPFRRSMDSRTSYGRSSGTPSSGFRSQSWSRSSPNKPYKRSVNMPVARAYSSTLLSSADSVDFSQTNGDYKRSNEKEQLQGLNDRFAGYIDKVHYLEQQNSQIEEEIQALRQKQVSQSQLGDLYDQELQELRSMLEQIHHDKAQIQLDTDHIEEDIQRIRDRFDEEARIRDETEGIIRALKKDMNDSELVKSELEKKVQSLQDEIAFIRNNHEEEVSELFAQVQASQVTMERKDFQKTDITEALREIRTQLEGHSNQNLQQVEDWFMCRYSKLTDAAEQNKDAIKSARDEIADYRRQLQSKTVELESVRGTRESLERQLNDIEDRHNNDLSSLQETIHQLDNELKGTKWEMARHLREYQDLLNVKMALDIEIAAYRKLLEGEETHFSTFPYRQAVTSSKKSKSGPPKLKVQHKFVEEIIEETRVEDEKSEMDEALEEIAQELSAALEAEVTDDREEEGENKGEEEGEEAVGHGEEGEGDSEEVVASTESQVSSSAPAEEEEEDKNGGDEEEDEGEGAEEGEKEEEGEKEGKGEGEKGDDAEGGDEGEGREEGEETAPESKVSPDKEKAGEKEGSGGEEETADGEGEEEGGDKEEVASSDKGSKNGDDTDEKDNKGKDEKDDKTDEADVAKTESPKTDTPKSEVSKAEVQKSEAPKVSKPDSLKAESPKAGSPKSESPKAGSPKHESPKAGSPKSESPKPGSPKSETPKPAGSPKSESPKPAGSPKSESPKPAGSPKSESPKLGSPKAESPKDEAPKPEAPKSEAPKDAEEKVDKKGDSEEEKVEKKDAALSGEVEKGVPEDKKDDGKKEETDVISNGVDESPTKDDPNQKDDPNQKDDPSQKVVITKTVETITTGEDGAKHVIKSVTVTETVKETEDMIQEKMVSSKTMENTLPSPSRW